A portion of the Hoylesella buccalis ATCC 35310 genome contains these proteins:
- a CDS encoding Fur family transcriptional regulator: MKKDIRNAVKQLLDDYLVTNNLRRTPERYAILDAAYSIRGHFSLEELDEYLVEHNFRVSRATLYNNLRLFRKLRFVICHRLQGGTVYESCYDNKDHCHQICTVCGKVSEVNSPAIVEAVNETKLRRFKKDGFTLYIYGVCSTCQAVITRKKMNKEKTKNIK, encoded by the coding sequence ATGAAAAAAGATATCAGAAATGCTGTTAAACAGCTTCTAGATGATTATCTTGTAACAAACAACCTTCGAAGAACGCCAGAGAGGTATGCAATCCTTGATGCTGCTTATAGCATCAGGGGACATTTCTCTTTGGAGGAGTTGGATGAATATCTCGTTGAACATAACTTTAGGGTTAGTAGGGCTACCCTCTATAACAATTTAAGACTGTTTAGAAAGCTGCGATTTGTGATTTGCCATCGTCTGCAAGGAGGCACGGTGTATGAGTCGTGCTATGACAATAAGGATCATTGCCATCAGATTTGCACGGTTTGTGGCAAAGTCTCGGAGGTTAACTCCCCGGCAATTGTCGAGGCTGTGAATGAAACCAAACTGAGAAGATTCAAGAAAGATGGATTCACATTGTATATCTATGGGGTTTGTAGTACCTGTCAAGCGGTGATAACACGCAAGAAAATGAATAAAGAAAAAACTAAAAACATAAAATAA
- a CDS encoding adenylosuccinate synthase has translation MNKSKVDVLLGLQWGDEGKGKVVDVLTPKYDVVARFQGGPNAGHTLEFEGQKYVLRSIPSGIFQGGKINIIGNGVVLAPDLFMDEAKELEKSGHELKSRIHISKKAHLIMPTHRVLDRAYEAARGKGKVGTTGKGIGPTYTDKTSRNGLRVGDILDNFQEKYEAHKARHLDMLKALHFTDFDLEETEKHWMEGIEYLKQFNIVDSEHEINHLLREQKSILCEGAQGTMLDVDFGSYPFVTSSNTICAGACIGLGLGPNKIGNVYGIMKAYCTRVGSGPFPTELFDEDGKKLRDIGHEYGAVTGRERRCGWVDLVQLRYSIMVNGVTHLILMKSDVLDQFETIKACVGYELKDGTQTKELPYDLEGVKPIYQELQGWYTDLTKMTNEEEFPQQFKDYIQFLEEFLETPIKIVSIGPDRNQTIVRN, from the coding sequence ATGAACAAAAGTAAAGTTGATGTCCTGCTTGGTTTGCAGTGGGGTGACGAAGGAAAAGGCAAAGTAGTCGACGTGCTTACGCCAAAATATGATGTTGTTGCCAGGTTCCAAGGAGGCCCAAATGCAGGTCATACATTGGAGTTTGAGGGCCAAAAATATGTTCTTCGCAGCATTCCTTCTGGCATCTTTCAAGGTGGAAAGATCAATATCATCGGTAATGGGGTTGTGCTCGCACCAGATCTTTTCATGGATGAAGCTAAAGAACTGGAGAAGAGTGGCCACGAATTGAAAAGCCGTATTCATATCTCCAAGAAGGCTCATCTCATCATGCCTACGCATAGAGTGCTGGATAGGGCATACGAAGCCGCACGAGGAAAGGGCAAGGTTGGAACAACAGGTAAAGGTATTGGTCCGACATACACAGACAAAACGTCGAGAAATGGTTTGCGGGTAGGAGATATCCTTGACAACTTTCAAGAAAAATACGAGGCTCACAAGGCGCGCCATTTGGACATGTTGAAGGCTCTTCACTTTACAGATTTCGATTTAGAAGAAACGGAAAAGCATTGGATGGAGGGTATAGAGTACCTCAAACAATTCAATATTGTTGACAGCGAACATGAAATCAATCATCTTCTTCGTGAGCAGAAAAGCATCTTGTGTGAAGGTGCGCAGGGTACCATGTTGGATGTTGATTTCGGCAGTTACCCGTTTGTTACGTCTTCCAATACCATTTGTGCCGGGGCATGTATCGGTCTTGGGCTCGGTCCCAACAAGATTGGAAACGTCTATGGCATCATGAAGGCTTATTGTACACGTGTAGGTTCAGGCCCTTTCCCAACTGAACTGTTCGACGAGGATGGCAAGAAACTTCGTGACATCGGCCATGAATATGGTGCTGTTACAGGTAGAGAGCGTCGTTGTGGATGGGTAGATTTGGTTCAATTACGTTATTCAATCATGGTCAACGGTGTGACCCACCTTATTTTAATGAAGAGTGATGTGCTGGATCAATTCGAGACAATTAAAGCATGTGTTGGTTATGAACTGAAGGATGGCACACAGACGAAGGAACTTCCTTATGACCTTGAAGGAGTGAAGCCAATTTACCAAGAGCTACAAGGCTGGTACACTGACTTGACAAAAATGACCAATGAGGAAGAATTTCCACAGCAATTCAAAGATTACATCCAGTTCTTGGAAGAGTTTTTAGAAACACCAATCAAGATTGTTTCAATCGGACCTGATCGTAATCAAACAATTGTAAGAAACTAA
- a CDS encoding Fur family transcriptional regulator produces the protein MTSENKAYNKLIEAGVHPSAQRLAIMEFLMENHTHPTVEDVYKGLCPKIPTLSRTTVYNTLRLFSEHQAAQMITIDEHRVCYDGCVEPHVHFYCKKCKRVIDLPEEDAPKLVQNRNIHGNIVDEIQLYYKGICTECAQKEIAEHSN, from the coding sequence ATGACATCAGAAAACAAAGCATATAATAAGTTAATCGAAGCTGGAGTGCACCCTTCAGCACAACGGTTGGCCATCATGGAGTTCCTGATGGAAAATCATACCCATCCAACAGTGGAGGATGTTTATAAAGGTTTGTGTCCAAAAATTCCAACCCTAAGTAGGACTACCGTTTATAATACGCTGCGTTTATTTTCAGAACATCAAGCTGCTCAAATGATAACCATTGACGAGCATCGTGTGTGTTACGATGGTTGTGTAGAGCCCCATGTACATTTTTATTGTAAGAAATGCAAAAGGGTGATAGATTTACCTGAAGAAGATGCACCGAAACTTGTTCAGAACAGAAATATTCACGGAAATATTGTTGATGAGATTCAGCTATACTACAAAGGCATCTGCACTGAATGTGCGCAGAAGGAGATAGCAGAACATTCCAATTAA
- the hisS gene encoding histidine--tRNA ligase — protein MTNKPTIVKGTRDFSPMEMSKRNYIFKTIEDVYSLYGYQQIETPALETLQTLMGKYGEEGDKLLFKVLNSGDFLRKVDDKELVERNTLKLASQLCEKGLRYDLTVPFARYVVMHHDELQFPFKRYQIQPVWRADRPQKGRYREFYQCDADVVGSDSLLNEVELMQIVDEVFQRFGVRVIIKINNRKILSGIAEMIGAADKIVDITVAIDKLDKIGLENVNQELANAGISPEAIDKLQPIISLQGTNDEKLNVIKNVLKDSQVGLKGVEEVAYILDVLKPMQLHNEIELDLTLARGLNYYTGAIFEVKAKDVSIGSITGGGRYDNLTGIFGKPGLSGVGISFGADRIYDVLNALDLYPKETTNSTQILFINFGEKETAYCLPLVNEARSHGVSAEMYPDAVKMKKQMSYANAKQIAFVAMAGENEMKENKITIKNMETGEQILVPISDFMDVFSEQRK, from the coding sequence ATGACTAACAAACCAACTATCGTCAAAGGGACAAGAGACTTCTCGCCCATGGAGATGTCTAAGCGCAATTACATATTCAAGACTATTGAAGACGTTTATTCGCTTTATGGTTATCAACAAATAGAAACCCCAGCTCTAGAAACTCTTCAAACCCTGATGGGCAAGTACGGTGAGGAAGGAGATAAGTTGCTTTTTAAGGTTCTTAATTCGGGCGACTTCCTACGGAAGGTTGACGACAAAGAACTTGTGGAAAGAAATACGTTGAAACTTGCATCGCAACTTTGTGAGAAAGGACTACGGTACGACTTGACGGTACCATTCGCTCGCTATGTTGTCATGCATCATGATGAACTTCAATTCCCTTTTAAGCGTTACCAAATTCAACCCGTTTGGCGTGCGGACCGACCTCAAAAGGGCCGATATCGAGAGTTTTATCAGTGCGATGCCGACGTGGTGGGATCAGATTCCTTGCTCAATGAGGTAGAATTGATGCAAATAGTGGATGAGGTGTTCCAAAGGTTTGGCGTGCGGGTAATCATCAAAATCAATAACAGAAAGATACTTTCGGGCATTGCTGAGATGATAGGTGCTGCGGATAAAATAGTAGATATCACAGTTGCCATCGACAAATTGGACAAGATAGGGCTGGAAAATGTCAATCAAGAGTTAGCAAACGCCGGTATCTCTCCAGAAGCTATCGATAAATTGCAACCCATCATTTCTCTTCAAGGAACAAATGATGAAAAGCTCAACGTCATCAAAAACGTGCTGAAAGACAGTCAGGTAGGACTGAAGGGTGTGGAAGAAGTTGCCTATATCTTAGATGTGTTGAAACCAATGCAGCTTCATAACGAGATAGAACTTGATTTGACTTTGGCGCGAGGCCTTAATTATTACACCGGTGCCATTTTTGAAGTAAAGGCTAAGGATGTTTCTATTGGCAGCATTACAGGTGGCGGTCGTTACGATAACTTGACAGGTATTTTTGGCAAGCCAGGGTTGAGTGGGGTAGGAATCTCGTTTGGTGCCGATCGTATCTATGATGTATTAAATGCTTTAGACTTGTATCCAAAAGAAACAACTAATTCTACTCAAATTCTTTTCATCAATTTTGGCGAAAAAGAAACGGCCTATTGTTTACCTTTGGTCAATGAGGCTCGCAGTCATGGAGTCAGCGCAGAGATGTACCCAGATGCGGTTAAGATGAAGAAGCAGATGAGTTATGCTAATGCAAAGCAAATCGCATTCGTGGCCATGGCTGGTGAAAACGAGATGAAGGAAAATAAGATAACGATCAAAAACATGGAAACAGGAGAACAAATATTAGTTCCTATTTCTGACTTTATGGATGTCTTTTCTGAACAAAGAAAGTAA
- a CDS encoding DNA alkylation repair protein encodes MNGDINETVREIKRSFRLLMNGVVSQSMRQKGVDYKINWGVSLPDLQKMAQQYGKNHELAIALWQENIRECKILATLIMPPEEMDDTLAKQWVGDVNSQDLAEMACFNLFQHLQHAADLSYQWMNSNGEIVRMCGYLILSRLFMKGENPHRNRIDEFLDEVALALNSENMGVRHAALNCVNKFAELGEDFRNMAEERLNLQL; translated from the coding sequence ATGAATGGAGATATTAACGAAACAGTAAGGGAAATCAAACGTTCATTCAGACTATTGATGAACGGCGTTGTCTCACAGTCCATGCGTCAGAAAGGGGTGGACTATAAGATAAACTGGGGGGTGTCGCTGCCTGACTTGCAAAAAATGGCTCAACAATATGGTAAGAATCATGAACTTGCCATAGCGTTGTGGCAAGAGAATATCCGTGAATGCAAGATTCTGGCGACTCTCATCATGCCGCCCGAAGAAATGGATGATACACTCGCAAAGCAATGGGTAGGGGACGTCAATTCACAAGATTTGGCTGAAATGGCATGTTTTAATTTGTTCCAACACTTACAACATGCGGCTGATTTGTCTTACCAATGGATGAATTCCAACGGAGAAATTGTACGGATGTGTGGCTATCTTATTCTCTCAAGGCTCTTTATGAAGGGGGAAAATCCTCACCGAAATAGAATTGACGAATTCTTGGATGAAGTGGCCCTTGCGCTCAATAGTGAGAACATGGGCGTTCGCCATGCCGCGTTGAATTGCGTGAATAAATTCGCAGAGCTTGGTGAAGATTTTCGTAACATGGCCGAAGAGAGGTTGAATTTACAATTGTGA